A window of Gemmatimonadota bacterium genomic DNA:
GGCTCGAAGCCGGCATCATCGAACCGCCCTCGGCGCGGCTCGCGGGCTGAGCCGTCCGGGAAAGCTCTTGCGGCCGGCAGCGCGCGGCTCTTACCTTGTGCCGCGTTCAATGACATCCAGCTCGGCGGGGTCGCGCCATGGCCCTCATCGCCGCCCTCCTTCCGGATCAGCTCGATCGGGATTCGCTTTCCCGCGCGGCACCGCCGCACCAGGTGCTGTGGGCCAGCTCCTGGCGTAACCTCCACCGCATGGTGCGGAAGCGCCCGGTAGCCGCCGCCGTTGCGGACTTGCACGCCGAGACGCGCAAGGACGGTGTGCTGCGCGTCTATCGCTTCGCGCGGCGCTTCCCGCTCACCCCCGTCATCGTCTGGGGCGAGATGGACGGCCGCGAGCTCTACCGGCTGGGCAAGGCGGGCGCATGGGACGTCGTGGCCTCGCGCGACGCCGATGACGCCCAGCTCGTGGGCGAGGTTCTGGAGGCGCTGCTGCAGGACAACCTGGCGCGGCTGCTGCTGGAGCGGCTCGAGCCGAGGCTGCCCGAGGAATCCCGCGAGATCGTGCGCCACGCCGCCAGCCACATCCCGGACCGCATCCAGGTCCCCGGACTCGCCGCCTTCTACGGCATGTCGGTCTCCACGCTGGAACGCCGCTTCGAGCGCTGGGGTCTGCCCACGCCCGGCCGGCTCCTGCTCTGGTTCCGCGTGCTCTATGGATTGCGCTGGCTGCTCGAGCCAGGCCGCAGCGTAGAATCCGTCGCCGACCAGCTCGGCTACTCCTCCGGCGCCGCCTTCCGCCGCGCCATCAAGGCGACCATCGGCGGCCGGCCCTCGCCGCTTCGCAATGCCAGGGGGTTTGATCAGGCCGTCTCTCGCTTCCTGGCCGAGTGCGCGGGCCAGACCGCCGCGGCCCCGCCCGGGGGTCATTGAGCATGGCCCGCTACGACCGCATTGCACCCCTCGAGCCGCCCAGCCGCGAACGGGCTTTCCCCGGCTGGCCCGTGCTGCGCGACCTCGAAACCCAGGAGCGCGATGCCGACCTCGCCCGCCGCGCACGGC
This region includes:
- a CDS encoding helix-turn-helix transcriptional regulator, with protein sequence MALIAALLPDQLDRDSLSRAAPPHQVLWASSWRNLHRMVRKRPVAAAVADLHAETRKDGVLRVYRFARRFPLTPVIVWGEMDGRELYRLGKAGAWDVVASRDADDAQLVGEVLEALLQDNLARLLLERLEPRLPEESREIVRHAASHIPDRIQVPGLAAFYGMSVSTLERRFERWGLPTPGRLLLWFRVLYGLRWLLEPGRSVESVADQLGYSSGAAFRRAIKATIGGRPSPLRNARGFDQAVSRFLAECAGQTAAAPPGGH